The following proteins are encoded in a genomic region of Brachypodium distachyon strain Bd21 chromosome 1, Brachypodium_distachyon_v3.0, whole genome shotgun sequence:
- the LOC100838155 gene encoding probable 6-phosphogluconolactonase 2, producing the protein MAASYEPKMNGEIRIFESSDEIATDLAEYISQVSEISVKERGYFAIALSGGALVSYLWKLCEAPYNKTLDWSKWYIFWSDERAVAKNHADSNYKLTKEGFLSKVPILSGHVYSINDNATVEDAATDYEFVIRQLVKVRTVGVSESNDCPKFDLILLGMGSDGHVASLFPNHQALELKDDWVTYITDSPQPPPERITFTLPVINSASNVAILATGDDKANAVHLAVSDSSNSQDAPTSLPARMVQPTDGKLVWFLDSASASLLEATTDDAAYEQHREY; encoded by the exons ATGGCCGCCTCATATGAACCAAAAATGAACGGCGAAATAAGGATTTTCGAGAGCTCAGATGAAATAGCAACAGATCTGGCCGAGTATATCTCGCAGGTTTCAGAAATCTCTGTTAAAGAGAGGGGATACTTCGCTATTGCCCTATCTGGAGGGGCCCTTGTCAGTTATTTGTG GAAACTTTGTGAAGCTCCATACAACAAGACCCTGGATTGGTCTAAATGGTACATCTTCTGGTCTGATGAACGTGCTGTAGCAAAGAATCATGCGGATAGTAACTATAAGTTAACAAAAGAAGGGTTCCTGTCCAAG GTACCTATTCTCAGTGGTCATGTCTACTCCATCAATGACAATGCCACGGTGGAGGATGCAGCGACAGATTACGAATTTGTCATCAGGCAGCTGGTCAAGGTCCGCACTGTAGGAGTCTCAGAGAGCAACGACTGCCCCAAGTTTGATCTCATTCTGCTCGGCATGGGCTCTGATGGACATGTGGCCTCATTGTTCCCGAACCACCAAGCCCTGGAGCTGAAAGACGACTGGGTCACCTACATCACTGACTCCCCTCAGCCCCCACCTGAGAGAATCACCTTCACTCTTCCGGTGATAAACTCGGCGTCGAACGTAGCAATCCTAGCTACAGGTGACGACAAAGCGAATGCTGTGCATTTAGCTGTTTCTGACAGCAGCAACAGTCAAGACGCCCCCACGTCGCTGCCTGCTAGGATGGTTCAACCGACAGACGGGAAGCTGGTGTGGTTCTTGGACAGCGCGTCCGCCTCATTGCTGGAGGCGACGACGGACGATGCCGCCTATGAGCAGCATCGTGAGTACTGA
- the LOC100838665 gene encoding pentatricopeptide repeat-containing protein PNM1, mitochondrial, translating into MWRRHLLRGLLPSPVAAAAAPCPSIRHLSTAPTTTTNTTSLASSLSAAITKLSSTPPPATSPDAYFSLHFSDVRPTNALLAETLALSPPATSRAAADLFRFLVRRSLHPSDGALALVVRHLARRRDFPAVRTLLQEFPSALGPATLHAYLFHLARAGRATDALKLFDDLPEQLRNREALTSLVSSLSSEGFPQLAERAVKKVAHEIFPDDNICTLLVSGYADAGKLDHALRLISETRNGGFQPGLDAYNAVLDCVCRLCRKKDPLLMPVEAEKFLGDMEANGIPRDAGTFRVLIKNLCKIRMTESAMNLFQRMGEWGCSPDADTYLILIKSLYQAARLAEGDEMMTWMRSAGFGDKLDRKAYYGFVKVLCGIERVEHAMKVFRMMKGYGHAPGTKSYSLLIEKLARHNLGDRSNALFREAVARGVTVTPGVYKIDKRYVKEKKEKKVKKRLTLPEKKILKSKRLYKLKMSFVKKPRRRMRS; encoded by the coding sequence atgtggcgccgccacctcctccgcggcctcctcccatctccggtggccgccgccgccgcgccctgtCCCTCGATTCGCCACCTCTCGACCGCCCCAACAACCACCACCAACACCAcctccctcgcctcctccctctccgcgGCAATCACGAAGCTCTCCTCCACCCCGCCCCCGGCCACCTCCCCGGACGCCTACTTCTCGCTCCACTTCTCCGACGTCCGCCCCACCAacgcgctcctcgccgagACGCTCGCCCTCTCCCCGCCCGCCacctcgcgcgccgccgccgacctcttCCGCTTCCTCGTCCGCCGCTCGCTCCACCCCTCCGACGGCGCCCTCGCCCTCGTCGTCCGCCacctcgcccgccgccgcgactTCCCCGCCGTCCGCACCCTCCTCCAGGAGTTCCCCTCCGCGCTCGGGCCCGCCACGCTCCACGCCTACCTGTTCCACCTCGCCAGAGCGGGGCGCGCCACGGACGCGCTCAAGCTGTTCGACGATTTGCCCGAGCAGCTTCGCAACCGTGAGGCGCTCACTTCTCTGGTCTCCTCCCTCTCGAGTGAGGGCTTCCCGCAGCTTGCAGAGCGTGCTGTCAAGAAGGTCGCCCATGAGATCTTCCCCGATGATAACATTTGCACTTTGCTGGTGTCTGGCTATGCCGATGCTGGTAAGCTTGACCATGCGCTAAGGTTGATCAGTGAGACGCGCAATGGTGGGTTTCAGCCAGGATTGGACGCCTACAATGCAGTCCTTGATTGTGTCTGCCGGCTCTGCCGCAAGAAGGACCCGTTATTGATGCCTGTTGAGGCAGAGAAGTTCTTAGGTGACATGGAGGCAAATGGCATTCCCCGCGATGCTGGAACTTTCCGCGTGCTGATAAAAAATCTTTGTAAGATTCGCATGACCGAGTCTGCAATGAATCTGTTCCAACGAATGGGTGAATGGGGATGTTCACCAGATGCTGACACATACTTGATACTTATCAAGAGCTTGTATCAGGCTGCCCGGCTTGCTGAAGGGGACGAGATGATGACATGGATGCGGTCAGCAGGGTTTGGAGATAAACTCGACAGGAAGGCGTATTATGGGTTTGTTAAGGTTTTATGTGGGATTGAGAGGGTTGAGCATGCTATGAAGGTATTCCGGATGATGAAAGGATATGGGCATGCACCTGGAACGAAATCATATAGCTTGCTGATTGAGAAGCTGGCTAGGCATAATCTAGGGGATCGTTCAAATGCACTGTTCAGGGAAGCAGTAGCGCGTGGGGTAACTGTCACACCAGGGGTGTATAAGATTGACAAGAGGTATGTTAAggaaaagaaggagaagaaggtgaagaagagGCTGACTTtaccggagaagaagatattGAAGAGCAAGCGGCTGTACAAGCTCAAAATGAGCTTTGTCAAGAAGCCTAGGCGGCGAATGCGGTCTTGA
- the LOC100823931 gene encoding pentatricopeptide repeat-containing protein At5g66500, mitochondrial produces MPHAAASLSVLLRRLSSHPSNSPAFHAALLKSSSLSSPIPATALLTAYAKAGLPGAASRLFDEMPSRDAVAWNALLACQVRHARPAAAAQAFRGMAAAGFAPTATTLCTMLKACASSRALRPGCQVHARTVLACHGDAIMTTALVDLYMSCGRVEEAKKLFAHTDCPKDVALYNAVLSGCVENGQFHEAFLMLGGVGLNGITLTCALTACSATANVAYGLQVHCKALRLGFDYETVLCNALIDMYAKCGRTAGARVLFDRMAGRNVVSWSSMIDGYSRHGLGKEALDLFKRMEEAVPIVLPNAITFLAVLSACGHSGLVNEGRAMLHLMKSKYAIEPGPEHYTCFIDMLGRAGQMDEAWDLYCSLRANRNELYGAISVAMLNACIVNMDAVRGNTVAKLLVEVDPQNPRILVLISNFHAAARRWSVSDESRKVIMDKGLRKEAAITDYRT; encoded by the coding sequence ATGCCTCATGCGGCGGCGTCGCTCTCCgtgctgctccgccgcctctcATCCCACCCCTCCAACTCCCCCGCATTTCACGCCGCGCTGCTCAAGTCATCTTCCCTCTCCAGCCCCATCCCGGCCACCGCGCTCCTCACGGCCTACGCGAAAGCCGGCCTTCCGGGCGCCGCGTCCCGtctgttcgacgaaatgcccTCGCGCGACGCCGTCGCCTGGAACGCGCTCCTTGCCTGCCAGGTCCGCCACgcgcgccccgctgccgcagcgCAGGCTTTCCGAGGCATGGCAGCCGCCGGGTTCGCgcccaccgccaccaccctCTGCACCATGCTCAAGGCGTGCGCATCCTCCCGCGCCCTCCGGCCGGGCTGCCAGGTCCACGCGCGTACAGTTCTTGCGTGCCATGGTGATGCCATTATGACGACGGCACTCGTTGATCTCTACATGAGCTGTGGCCGTGTCGAGGAGGCGAAGAAACTGTTTGCCCACACGGACTGCCCGAAGGATGTGGCGCTATACAACGCTGTTCTTTCAGGCTGTGTGGAGAATGGCCAGTTCCATGAGGCTTTCTTGATGCTGGGAGGCGTTGGGCTCAATGGaatcacactgacatgcgctCTCACGGCCTGCTCTGCCACTGCAAATGTGGCGTATGGTTTGCAGGTGCATTGCAAGGCTCTCCGTCTGGGGTTTGATTACGAGACTGTGCTGTGCAATGCACTTATCGACATGTATGCAAAGTGTGGCCGGACAGCAGGTGCGCGTGTGCTGTTTGATCGGATGGCTGGCAGAAATGTGGTTTCCTGGTCCAGTATGATTGATGGTTATAGTCGCCATGGGCTCGGCAAAGAGGCTTTGGATTTGTTTAAGAGGATGGAGGAAGCTGTACCCATAGTCTTGCCAAATGCCATTACGTTTCTTGCTGTTCTCTCAGCGTGTGGACACTCTGGTCTTGTGAATGAAGGCCGGGCCATGTTACATTTGATGAAAAGCAAGTATGCAATTGAACCAGGACCAGAGCACTACACATGTTTTATTGACATGTTAGGGCGAGCAGGACAGATGGACGAGGCATGGGATCTCTACTGTAGCTTGCGTGCAAACCGGAATGAGCTTTATGGTGCTATCTCTGTGGCTATGCTGAATGCATGTATAGTTAACATGGATGCAGTGAGAGGTAACACGGTGGCTAAGCTTCTTGTCGAAGTTGATCCACAAAATCCTCGAATTCTTGTGTTAATATCAAATTTTCATGCTGCTGCTAGACGATGGTCTGTATCGGATGAGTCAAGAAAGGTTATAATGGACAAGGGTCTCAGGAAAGAAGCAGCTATTACAGATTACAGAACCTGA
- the LOC104583825 gene encoding uncharacterized protein LOC104583825: MMLASATCLKDCKEERLQKLRSLQARAHDLCCFLGITATKQECYQFLVKNSAISVQEVVDVNGLSLEFIKRVEAQISDMEILKSKKMVKIFKMKAAELDEQLKAAPLLKNQKDYLLDFTLDDVEQGRVDFTFAVKKMEELIDKAIESYLRKKLMVHAAVELLQKKPAAEIDEMKVKYERENLQVAEALRGSVV, encoded by the exons ATGATGTTAGCAAGCGCTACATGTCTCAAGGATTGCAAGGAGGAACGGTTGCAGAAG CTCCGCTCTCTCCAAGCAAGAGCACATGATCTATGCTGTTTCTTGGGAATTACCGCAACAAAACAGGAGTGTTACCAATTTTTGGTGAAGAACTCTGCTATATCTGTACAAGAAGTCGTAGATGTTAACGGCCTTTCCCTTGAGTTCATCAAGAGG GTTGAAGCCCAGATCTCTGATATGGAAATATTGAAATCGAAGAAAATGGTAAAGATCTTTAAAATGAAAGCAGCAGAACTGGATGAACAGTTGAAAGCAGCACCACTCTTGAAAAATCAAAAGGATTACCTTCTGGACTTCACTCTTGATGATGTCGAACAAGGGAGGGTTGACTTTACATTTGCAGTCAAGAAGATGGAAGAGCTGATTGATAAGGCTATAGAGTCTTATCTTCGAAAAAAGCTGATGGTGCATGCAGCCGTAGAACTACTACAAAAAAAACCTGCAGCTGAGATTGATGAGATGAAAGTCAA ATATGAAAGAGAAAATTTACAAGTGGCAGAAGCACTACGGGGAAGTGTTGTATGA
- the LOC106865517 gene encoding putative protein TPRXL: MRYLLYNHLNELMNVDKSRLSAKPDESKEAVESEEPVESEEPVEPVESEEPVEPVESEETDTETSSDPDCTKNDPEYVPSSSDSEAMKIEGPEYVSSSSDTDPSSSSSSDSVVSMNIEYDPSSSGSSPSSSDATYVTFTMSSMIN, encoded by the exons ATGAG ATATCTCTTGTACAATCATCTGAATGAGTTGATGAACGTGGACAAAAGCCGTCTATCTGCAA AACCTGATGAGTCAAAAGAAGCTGTTGAGTCAGAGGAACCTGTTGAGTCAGAAGAACCTGTAGAACCTGTTGAGTCAGAAGAACCTGTAGAACCTGTTGAGTCAGAAGAAACTGATACTGAAACTTCCAGCGATCCTGATTGTACGAAGAATGACCCTGAGTATGTCCCAAGTTCGAGTGACTCTGAAGCAATGAAGATTGAAGGACCTGAGTACGTCTCAAGCTCAAGTGATACTGACCCAAGTTCGAGTAGTTCGAGTGATTCCGTTGTCAGCATGAATATTGAGTATGACCCAAGCTCGAGTGGTTCTTCCCCAAGCTCGAGTGATGCCACCTATGTTACTTTCACTATGAGTAGTATGATTAATTAG